The following proteins are co-located in the Labrys monachus genome:
- a CDS encoding SAM-dependent methyltransferase, whose product MFILDTMLKRLIKKGALTIIDPDGRTHAYGPGGGFVSAIRIKDKATAWKLLTNPELEVGEAFMDGRVAIESGDVYDMVALFMQNIGWSTDIGPLSRFAAFGRKLSRRLAQYNPAGKSKNNVAHHYDLKDELFDLFLDSDRQYSCAYFPDLDVTLEEAQAYKKRHIAAKLLLEPGVTVLDIGSGWGGMGLYIANVTKANVTGITLSEEQHKVSNARARAAGIADRVRFELVDYRHESRRYDRIVSVGMFEHVGVNHFDAYFRKIADMLTEKGVALIHAIGRSDGPGATNPWIQKYIFPGGYSPALSEVLPAIERAGLIVTDVEILRLHYAETLRHWRERFNNNRDQIRALYDDRFCRMWELYLASSEATFRWGGHMVFQIQVAKSLGTVPLTRDYIGEAERRLPLDLTPVPAPARQAAE is encoded by the coding sequence ATGTTTATTCTCGATACGATGTTGAAGCGCCTGATCAAGAAGGGTGCGCTGACCATCATTGATCCCGACGGCAGGACGCATGCCTATGGGCCGGGCGGGGGCTTCGTCAGCGCGATCCGGATCAAGGACAAGGCGACGGCGTGGAAGCTCCTCACCAATCCGGAGCTGGAGGTCGGCGAAGCCTTCATGGACGGACGCGTCGCGATCGAGAGCGGCGATGTCTACGACATGGTCGCCCTCTTCATGCAGAATATCGGGTGGTCGACGGATATCGGGCCGCTCAGCCGCTTCGCCGCGTTCGGACGCAAGCTGAGTCGCCGCCTGGCTCAATACAATCCTGCCGGCAAGTCGAAGAACAACGTCGCCCATCATTACGACCTGAAGGACGAACTGTTCGACCTCTTCCTCGACAGCGACCGGCAATATAGCTGCGCGTATTTCCCCGACCTGGATGTCACCCTCGAGGAGGCCCAGGCCTACAAGAAGCGCCATATCGCGGCCAAGCTCCTGCTGGAGCCGGGCGTCACGGTGCTCGACATCGGCTCGGGCTGGGGCGGCATGGGCCTGTACATCGCCAACGTCACCAAGGCGAACGTCACGGGCATCACGCTGTCGGAAGAGCAGCACAAGGTTTCCAACGCCCGCGCCCGGGCGGCCGGCATCGCCGACCGGGTCCGCTTCGAACTGGTCGACTATCGCCACGAAAGCCGCCGCTACGACCGTATCGTCTCCGTGGGCATGTTCGAGCATGTCGGCGTCAATCATTTCGACGCCTATTTCCGCAAGATCGCGGACATGCTGACGGAAAAGGGCGTGGCGCTCATCCACGCCATCGGACGGTCCGACGGGCCGGGCGCCACCAATCCTTGGATCCAGAAATATATCTTCCCCGGCGGCTATTCGCCGGCCTTGTCGGAGGTGCTGCCGGCGATCGAGCGCGCCGGCCTGATCGTCACCGACGTCGAGATCCTGCGCCTGCATTATGCCGAGACGCTCAGGCATTGGCGCGAGCGCTTCAACAACAATCGCGACCAGATCCGCGCCCTCTATGACGACAGGTTCTGCCGCATGTGGGAGCTCTATCTCGCCTCCTCGGAAGCGACCTTCCGCTGGGGCGGCCACATGGTCTTCCAGATCCAGGTGGCGAAATCGCTGGGTACGGTGCCCCTGACGCGCGACTATATCGGCGAGGCCGAGCGCAGGCTCCCCCTCGATCTCACGCCCGTGCCGGCCCCGGCCCGACAAGCCGCGGAGTGA
- a CDS encoding aminopeptidase, with product MSSSSQRHAERLDKFAQVAVKVGLGLVPGQELVMTASVEALPLVRRITEHAYKAGASLVTTLFSDEESTLARYRFAPDGSFDTASAWLYEGMATAFRNGAARLAIAGEDPSLLAGQDPAKVSRANRARSAAYQPALKLIAGFDINWNIVSFASPAWAKAVFPGEPEEVAVAKLWDAIFAASRIDEDDPVAAWARHNDDLHARAAHLNAKRYASLRFTGPGTDLTVGLADDHEWHGGSSRAKNGIVCNPNIPTEEVFTTPHRDRVSGHVAATKPLSYQGTLIDRISVRFEGGRIVEADAASGKDVLAKVLETDEGARHLGEVALVPYSSPISKSGLLFYNTLFDENAACHIALGQSYSQCFLNGGSLTPEELAARGANNSLIHIDWMIGSNQIDIDGLAADGSAEPVMRKGEWV from the coding sequence ATGTCCAGTTCCAGCCAGCGCCACGCCGAGCGCCTCGATAAATTCGCGCAGGTGGCCGTCAAGGTCGGCCTCGGGCTCGTTCCCGGGCAGGAACTGGTGATGACCGCCTCCGTCGAGGCGCTGCCGCTGGTGCGCCGCATCACCGAGCATGCCTACAAGGCGGGCGCCAGCCTCGTCACCACGCTGTTCTCGGACGAGGAATCGACCCTCGCCCGCTACCGCTTCGCGCCCGACGGCAGTTTCGACACCGCCTCGGCCTGGCTGTACGAGGGCATGGCGACGGCGTTCCGCAACGGCGCCGCCCGCCTCGCCATCGCCGGCGAGGATCCCTCGCTGCTCGCCGGGCAGGACCCGGCCAAGGTCTCGCGCGCCAACCGCGCCCGCTCGGCCGCCTATCAGCCGGCCCTCAAGCTGATCGCCGGCTTCGACATCAACTGGAACATCGTGTCCTTCGCTTCGCCCGCCTGGGCCAAGGCGGTGTTCCCCGGCGAGCCGGAAGAGGTCGCCGTCGCGAAATTGTGGGACGCGATCTTCGCCGCCTCGCGCATCGACGAGGACGATCCCGTCGCCGCCTGGGCCCGCCACAATGACGATCTCCACGCCCGTGCCGCCCATCTCAACGCCAAGCGCTACGCCTCGCTGCGCTTCACGGGCCCGGGCACCGACCTCACCGTCGGCCTCGCCGACGACCATGAGTGGCACGGCGGCTCCTCCCGCGCCAAGAACGGCATCGTCTGCAACCCGAACATCCCGACCGAGGAGGTCTTCACCACGCCGCATCGCGACCGCGTCAGCGGCCATGTCGCCGCCACCAAGCCGCTGTCCTATCAGGGCACGCTGATCGACCGCATCTCCGTGCGCTTCGAGGGCGGCAGGATCGTCGAGGCAGACGCCGCCAGTGGCAAGGACGTGCTCGCCAAGGTGCTCGAGACCGACGAGGGCGCCCGTCATCTCGGCGAGGTGGCGCTGGTGCCCTATTCCTCCCCGATCTCGAAGAGCGGGCTGCTGTTCTACAACACCCTGTTCGACGAGAACGCCGCCTGCCACATCGCGCTCGGGCAATCCTACAGCCAGTGCTTCCTCAATGGCGGCTCGCTGACGCCGGAGGAACTGGCTGCCCGCGGTGCCAACAACAGCCTCATCCATATCGACTGGATGATCGGCTCCAACCAGATCGACATCGACGGCCTCGCCGCCGACGGCAGCGCCGAGCCGGTGATGCGCAAGGGCGAGTGGGTGTGA
- a CDS encoding 2,3,4,5-tetrahydropyridine-2,6-dicarboxylate N-succinyltransferase, with the protein MDIARLQTVIDAAWEDRAQCNFETKGEIRAAVNFSLGLLDEGKLRVAEPLEDATGKDKWITHQWLKKAILLSFRLNDMTTIPGGPGGTFWWDKVPSKFDDWSTTEFRHAGFRAVPNCIVRHSAYIAPGVVLMPSFVNLGAHVASGSMVDTWVTVGSCAQIGRNVHLSGGVGIGGVLEPLQANPVIIEDDCFIGARSEVVEGVVIGRGSVLSMGVFISASTTIIDRNTGATHKGYVPPFSVVVPGTLPGKPLPDGRPGPSLYCAVIVKTVDAQTRSKTSINELLRD; encoded by the coding sequence ATGGACATCGCCCGCCTGCAGACCGTCATCGACGCCGCCTGGGAAGACCGCGCCCAGTGCAATTTCGAGACCAAGGGCGAAATCCGGGCCGCGGTGAATTTCTCGCTCGGCCTGCTCGACGAGGGCAAGCTGCGCGTCGCCGAACCGCTCGAGGACGCCACGGGCAAGGACAAGTGGATCACGCATCAATGGCTGAAGAAGGCGATCCTGCTTTCCTTCCGCCTCAACGACATGACGACCATCCCCGGCGGCCCGGGCGGCACCTTCTGGTGGGACAAGGTGCCCTCGAAGTTCGACGACTGGAGCACCACCGAGTTCCGCCATGCCGGCTTCCGCGCCGTGCCCAACTGCATCGTGCGCCATTCGGCCTATATCGCGCCAGGCGTGGTGCTGATGCCTTCTTTCGTCAATCTCGGCGCCCATGTCGCTTCGGGTTCCATGGTCGATACCTGGGTGACGGTGGGCTCCTGCGCCCAGATCGGCCGCAACGTCCATCTGTCGGGCGGGGTCGGCATCGGCGGCGTGCTCGAGCCGCTGCAGGCCAATCCGGTCATCATCGAGGACGACTGCTTCATCGGGGCCCGTTCCGAAGTGGTCGAAGGCGTCGTCATCGGGCGCGGCTCGGTGCTGTCGATGGGCGTGTTCATCAGCGCCTCCACCACGATCATCGACCGCAACACCGGCGCGACGCACAAGGGCTATGTGCCGCCGTTCTCGGTGGTCGTGCCCGGCACCCTGCCCGGCAAGCCGCTGCCGGACGGGCGCCCGGGGCCCTCGCTCTATTGCGCCGTCATCGTCAAGACGGTCGACGCCCAGACCCGTTCCAAGACCAGCATCAACGAATTGCTCCGCGACTGA
- a CDS encoding MDR family MFS transporter, with protein sequence MTPPESAPGKAPLSPHEVRSIIVGVLVAMLLAALDQTIVATAMPTIGRELGDFANLPWIVTTYLLTSTAVTPLYGKMSDIAGRRVTLLVAIAIFVIGSAACALAPSMLVLILARAVQGLGGGGLISLAQTIIADIVSPRDRPRYQGYIAGVFVTSSIAGPILGGFMAEKLHWSAIFWINLPLGLLAFAMTNSLLKKLPRHERPHRLDFLGAFLMILATVALLLALSLGGPRYAWTSAPILGLIGFSILFWIAFVVRLMKAPEPLIPAEVLANPVVSMGTAAACFGMGVFIGLTIYTPIYLQGVYGLTASQSGLALIPLMVGTVAGATFSGRLMARMIHYKRTPTIGLSVAAITLATVAAVPQGLPLVVFEILLAAASTGIGTLLPVTTVAIQNAVMPHQMGTATGAMNFFRSLGGAIIVAGFGAIVMGSVPADKAATVTMDTLAPVLAAGGFDIGMVFRWVFISATAGILVTLYSLVMMEERPLRTRIGAAPVALE encoded by the coding sequence ATGACCCCACCAGAATCGGCGCCGGGCAAGGCTCCATTGAGCCCTCATGAAGTGCGCTCGATCATCGTCGGCGTGCTCGTCGCGATGCTGCTCGCCGCCCTGGACCAGACCATCGTCGCAACGGCCATGCCGACGATCGGGCGGGAACTCGGCGATTTCGCCAACCTGCCCTGGATCGTCACGACCTATCTCCTCACCTCGACGGCGGTGACGCCCCTCTACGGCAAGATGTCCGACATCGCCGGCCGGCGCGTCACCCTGCTGGTCGCGATCGCCATCTTCGTGATCGGTTCGGCCGCCTGCGCGCTCGCCCCGAGCATGCTGGTGCTGATCCTGGCGCGCGCCGTGCAGGGGCTCGGCGGCGGCGGGCTGATCTCGCTGGCACAGACCATCATCGCCGACATCGTCTCGCCCCGGGACCGGCCGCGCTACCAAGGCTACATCGCCGGCGTCTTCGTCACCTCCAGCATCGCCGGGCCGATCCTCGGCGGCTTCATGGCGGAAAAGCTGCACTGGTCGGCGATCTTCTGGATCAACCTGCCGCTCGGCCTGCTCGCCTTCGCCATGACCAATTCCCTGCTGAAGAAGCTGCCCCGCCACGAGCGCCCGCACAGGCTCGATTTCCTCGGCGCTTTCCTGATGATCCTCGCCACCGTCGCCCTGCTGCTGGCCCTGAGCCTCGGCGGTCCGCGCTACGCCTGGACGTCCGCGCCGATCCTCGGCCTCATCGGCTTCTCCATCCTGTTCTGGATCGCCTTCGTCGTCCGCCTGATGAAGGCGCCCGAGCCGCTGATCCCCGCCGAGGTGCTCGCCAATCCCGTCGTCTCGATGGGCACCGCCGCCGCCTGTTTCGGCATGGGAGTCTTCATCGGCCTCACCATCTACACGCCGATCTACCTCCAGGGCGTCTATGGCCTCACGGCCAGCCAGTCCGGTCTCGCGCTGATCCCGCTGATGGTCGGCACGGTGGCAGGCGCGACGTTCTCAGGGCGCCTCATGGCCCGGATGATCCATTACAAGCGCACGCCCACGATCGGCCTGTCCGTCGCGGCGATCACCCTCGCCACCGTCGCCGCCGTCCCGCAGGGCCTGCCGCTCGTCGTCTTCGAAATCCTGCTCGCCGCCGCCAGCACCGGCATCGGCACGCTGCTGCCCGTCACCACCGTCGCCATCCAGAACGCGGTGATGCCGCACCAGATGGGCACGGCGACGGGCGCCATGAACTTCTTCCGCTCGCTCGGCGGGGCGATCATCGTCGCCGGCTTCGGCGCCATCGTCATGGGCAGCGTTCCCGCCGACAAGGCGGCGACGGTGACCATGGATACGCTCGCGCCGGTGCTGGCGGCGGGCGGCTTCGACATCGGCATGGTCTTCCGCTGGGTGTTCATCAGCGCGACGGCGGGCATCCTCGTCACGCTCTACAGCCTGGTCATGATGGAGGAGCGCCCGTTGCGGACCAGGATCGGCGCTGCCCCGGTCGCGCTGGAATAA
- the dapE gene encoding succinyl-diaminopimelate desuccinylase, translated as MTELAFDPHDPVALTQALIRCPSVTPAEGGALHLLAEVLRQAGFETHLVTFSDEGTPDVANLYARIGAADRPALMFAGHTDVVPPGDEGRWSQGPFSGAIVDGELFGRGAVDMKGGVAASVAASLRHLAAHPDDPIAFLITGDEEGPAINGTVKLLDWAVAKGDRIGHCILGEPTNPAQLGDMVKIGRRGSLSGTLVVHGKQGHVAYPHLANNPVPQMVRLLAALTEGELDRGTAHFDASNLEIISIDTGNKAFNVIPAEIRATFNIRFNDLWNRASLEEHIRSRLDAAAGNLVSYSLAFERSASEAFLTEPGPFVDAIVRSIEAETGRRPALSTSGGTSDARFIKDVCPVVEFGLVGKTMHQVDERVAIIELESLARIYQRLLEQYFS; from the coding sequence ATGACCGAGCTTGCCTTCGATCCCCACGATCCCGTCGCCCTCACCCAGGCCCTGATTCGCTGCCCCTCGGTTACCCCTGCGGAAGGCGGAGCGCTGCATCTCCTCGCCGAGGTGCTGCGGCAGGCCGGCTTCGAGACCCATCTCGTCACCTTCAGCGACGAGGGCACCCCCGACGTCGCCAACCTCTATGCGCGCATCGGCGCCGCCGACCGGCCCGCGCTGATGTTCGCCGGACACACCGACGTGGTGCCCCCCGGCGACGAAGGCCGCTGGAGCCAGGGGCCGTTTTCCGGCGCCATCGTCGACGGCGAGTTGTTCGGACGCGGCGCCGTCGACATGAAGGGCGGCGTCGCCGCCTCGGTTGCCGCCAGCCTGCGTCATCTGGCTGCCCATCCCGACGACCCGATCGCCTTCCTGATCACCGGCGACGAGGAAGGGCCGGCCATCAACGGCACGGTCAAGCTGCTCGACTGGGCCGTCGCGAAGGGGGATCGCATCGGCCATTGCATCCTGGGCGAGCCGACCAATCCGGCCCAGCTCGGCGACATGGTGAAGATCGGCCGGCGCGGCTCGCTGTCGGGCACGCTGGTGGTGCACGGCAAGCAGGGCCATGTGGCCTATCCGCACCTCGCCAACAATCCGGTGCCGCAGATGGTGCGCCTGCTCGCGGCCCTGACGGAGGGCGAGCTCGACCGGGGCACCGCCCATTTCGACGCCTCGAACCTCGAAATCATATCGATCGACACCGGCAACAAGGCCTTCAACGTCATCCCCGCCGAGATCCGGGCGACCTTCAATATCCGCTTCAACGATTTGTGGAATCGCGCCAGCCTCGAGGAGCATATCCGCTCGCGGCTCGACGCCGCGGCGGGCAACCTCGTTTCCTATTCGCTCGCCTTCGAGCGGAGCGCGTCGGAGGCCTTCCTGACCGAGCCCGGCCCCTTCGTCGACGCCATCGTCCGCTCGATCGAGGCGGAGACAGGCAGGCGGCCGGCGCTGTCCACATCCGGCGGCACCTCGGACGCGCGCTTCATCAAGGACGTCTGCCCGGTGGTGGAATTCGGCCTCGTCGGCAAGACCATGCACCAGGTCGACGAGAGGGTGGCGATCATCGAGCTGGAAAGCCTGGCGCGCATCTATCAGCGCCTGCTGGAGCAGTATTTTTCGTGA
- a CDS encoding MFS transporter → MTELDKPVIAAPASNPVTALVPLIAIVFFGFLAIGIPLPVIPVEVHDVLGFSPVTAGWAVGIQSLATVLTRQAAGRICDMSGPRTAVLAGLPLASLAGVFYLVAAAFADPLVHLAFLFVGRLVLGVAESLFLTGAMAWGIVRVGPAHTGKVMAWQGIAIYAAVGIGAPLGIEAMVRWQFAGAALSTVLLPLAGVLVALALPRPALLHHSAERVPFYRVVGLIWRHGLAMSLATAPFAALAAFVALYYASRGWTGAGYPVMGFGAGYIVMRLFFAGLPDRMGGARVAAMSLPLECVGQLVLFAAPGSFVAFLGAVLTGVGFSLVFPAMGVEAVRRVPAHSRGLAVGGFVAFFDVALGLTGPAAGLLASGFGYRAIFLGGALCSALALAMACAFALPARQKA, encoded by the coding sequence ATGACTGAACTCGACAAACCCGTCATTGCGGCTCCCGCGTCCAATCCGGTGACGGCGCTCGTCCCGCTCATCGCCATCGTCTTCTTCGGCTTCCTGGCCATCGGCATCCCGCTGCCGGTCATTCCGGTCGAGGTGCATGACGTCCTCGGCTTCAGCCCGGTCACGGCCGGCTGGGCCGTCGGCATCCAGTCCCTCGCGACGGTGCTCACGCGCCAGGCCGCGGGCCGGATCTGCGACATGTCCGGGCCGCGGACCGCCGTGCTGGCCGGCTTGCCGCTCGCCTCGCTGGCGGGGGTCTTCTATCTCGTCGCCGCAGCCTTCGCCGACCCTCTCGTCCATCTCGCCTTCCTCTTCGTCGGCCGGCTCGTCCTGGGCGTGGCCGAAAGCCTGTTCCTCACCGGTGCGATGGCGTGGGGCATCGTGCGAGTCGGGCCGGCCCATACCGGCAAGGTCATGGCCTGGCAGGGTATCGCCATCTATGCCGCGGTGGGGATCGGCGCTCCCCTCGGCATCGAGGCGATGGTACGCTGGCAGTTCGCCGGCGCCGCGCTGTCGACCGTGCTGCTGCCCCTGGCAGGCGTGCTCGTCGCCCTGGCCTTGCCGAGGCCGGCCCTGCTGCACCATTCCGCGGAGCGCGTGCCGTTCTACCGGGTGGTCGGGCTGATCTGGCGGCACGGCCTCGCCATGTCGCTGGCCACCGCGCCCTTCGCGGCCCTGGCCGCCTTCGTCGCCCTCTATTATGCCTCGCGCGGCTGGACAGGGGCGGGCTACCCGGTCATGGGCTTCGGCGCCGGCTACATCGTCATGCGCCTGTTCTTCGCCGGCCTGCCCGACCGCATGGGGGGAGCCCGTGTCGCCGCGATGTCCCTGCCGCTCGAATGCGTCGGCCAGCTCGTGCTCTTCGCGGCGCCGGGAAGCTTCGTGGCGTTTCTCGGTGCCGTCCTCACCGGCGTCGGCTTCTCGCTGGTCTTCCCCGCCATGGGCGTCGAGGCTGTCCGCCGGGTGCCGGCCCACAGCCGCGGCCTCGCCGTCGGCGGCTTCGTCGCCTTCTTCGACGTCGCGCTCGGCCTCACCGGCCCGGCGGCGGGGCTGCTGGCGAGCGGCTTCGGCTACAGGGCGATCTTCCTCGGCGGCGCGCTGTGCTCGGCACTGGCCTTGGCGATGGCCTGCGCCTTCGCCCTGCCGGCCCGACAAAAGGCTTGA
- the araD1 gene encoding AraD1 family protein, giving the protein MSAPFRLAQIRREDGRAVVATIDNICRLVRGVTTVLELAQAAIAAGRTLREEVEARGFDAPVDLGAILAAGNVLSPIDHPDPSHVMVAGTGLTHLGSAEGRDKMHKDLADLSKLTDSMKMFRLGLESGRPAPGEEGVAPEWFYKGDGATLVPPQGVLPSPSFALDAGEEPELAGIYVNGPDGQPWRLGFALGNEFSDHVTERQNYLYLAHSKLRVSAIGPELLVGDLPADVRGTSRILRDGTVIWEKPFLTGEANMSHTIANLEGHHFKYGLFRRPGDVNVHYFGTATLSVSDGIVTREGDTFEISSEPFGLPLVNSIGRAAAPWPVVKAL; this is encoded by the coding sequence GTGTCCGCTCCGTTTCGTCTCGCCCAGATCCGCCGTGAGGACGGCCGCGCTGTCGTGGCCACGATCGACAATATCTGCCGCCTCGTGCGCGGCGTGACGACCGTGCTCGAACTGGCCCAGGCGGCCATCGCCGCCGGCAGGACGCTGCGGGAGGAGGTCGAAGCCCGCGGCTTCGATGCGCCGGTCGATCTCGGGGCCATCCTGGCTGCCGGCAACGTGCTCTCGCCGATCGATCATCCCGATCCGAGCCATGTCATGGTCGCGGGGACCGGCCTCACCCATCTCGGCAGCGCCGAAGGGCGCGACAAGATGCACAAGGATCTCGCCGATCTCTCGAAGCTCACCGATTCCATGAAGATGTTCCGGCTCGGCCTCGAAAGCGGCCGTCCGGCGCCGGGCGAGGAGGGCGTCGCACCGGAATGGTTCTACAAGGGCGATGGGGCGACCCTCGTGCCGCCGCAGGGCGTGCTGCCGTCGCCCTCCTTCGCGCTCGATGCGGGCGAGGAGCCTGAATTGGCCGGCATCTACGTCAACGGTCCCGACGGGCAGCCCTGGCGCCTCGGCTTCGCGCTCGGCAACGAATTCTCCGACCACGTCACGGAGCGGCAGAACTATCTCTATCTCGCCCATTCGAAGCTGCGGGTGTCGGCGATCGGCCCGGAACTGCTGGTCGGCGACCTGCCCGCCGATGTCCGCGGCACCTCGCGCATCCTGCGCGACGGTACGGTCATCTGGGAAAAGCCCTTCCTCACCGGCGAGGCCAACATGTCCCACACCATCGCCAATCTGGAGGGGCATCACTTCAAATACGGCCTCTTCCGCCGCCCGGGAGACGTCAACGTCCATTATTTCGGCACGGCGACGCTGAGCGTCTCCGACGGCATCGTCACGCGCGAAGGCGACACTTTCGAGATTTCATCCGAGCCCTTCGGCCTGCCGCTCGTCAACAGCATCGGCCGCGCCGCCGCACCCTGGCCCGTGGTGAAGGCGTTGTAG